Proteins from a genomic interval of Medicago truncatula cultivar Jemalong A17 chromosome 3, MtrunA17r5.0-ANR, whole genome shotgun sequence:
- the LOC11415233 gene encoding MDIS1-interacting receptor like kinase 2: MNLFLTTTLLILVTISTTLLPHNAYGAKCDPDDESGLLAFKSGIKSDPTSMLKSWIPGTNCCTWVGVGCLDNKRVTSLSLTGDTENPKSFLSGTISPSLSKLKFLDGIYLINLLKISGPFPDFLFKLPNLKYIYIENNTLSGPIPQNIGSMNQLEAFSLQENKFTGPIPSSISALTKLTQLKLGNNFLTGTIPVSLKNLTNLTYLSLQGNQLSGNIPDIFTSLKNLIILQLSHNKFSGNIPLSISSLYPTLRYLELGHNSLSGKIPDFLGKFKALDTLDLSKNQFKGTVPKSFANLTKIFNLDLSDNFLVDPFPVMNVKGIESLDLSRNMFHLKEIPKWVATSPIIYSLKLAHCGIKMKLDDWKPLETFFYDYIDLSGNEISGSAVGLLNKTEYLIEFRGSENLLKFDLESLKFGNRLKYLDLSHNLVFGKVTKSVVGIQKLNVSYNRLCGEIPKNNFPASVFVGNDCLCGPPLMPCKV, translated from the coding sequence atgaacCTCTTCCTCACCACCACCCTTCTCATCCTAGTTACTATCTCCACCACCTTACTACCTCATAATGCATATGGTGCCAAATGTGACCCAGATGATGAATCAGGTCTATTAGCCTTCAAATCCGGCATCAAATCTGACCCGACATCCATGCTCAAGTCATGGATACCGGGTACAAATTGTTGCACATGGGTAGGTGTAGGGTGTCTGGACAACAAACGGGTGACAAGTTTATCTTTAACCGGTGACACTGAAAATCCTAAAAGCTTCTTGTCAGGTACAATCTCACCATCACTCTCAAAACTCAAATTCCTTGATGGAATCTACTTGATAAACCTCCTCAAAATTTCTGGTCCATTTCCTGATTTTCTTTTCAAGCTACCAAATCTCAAATACATCTACATTGAGAATAACACATTATCTGGTCCAATACCCCAAAACATAGGCAGCATGAACCAATTAGAAGCATTTAGTCTACAAGAAAACAAATTCACAGGACCAATTCCTAGTTCAATATCTGCATTGACTAAATTAACTCAGTTAAAACTAGGTAACAATTTTCTCACAGGAACCATTCCAGTATCCCTTAAAAACCTAACAAATCTCACATACCTTAGTCTCCAAGGAAACCAACTTAGTGGTAACATACCTGATATTTTCACTTCCTTAAAAAACCTTATTATTCTCCAACTTTCTCACAACAAATTTTCCGGGAATATTCCACTTTCAATTTCATCTCTATATCCAACCCTAAGGTACCTTGAGCTAGGGCACAATTCACTTTCCGGGAAAATCCCAGATTTTCTAGGAAAATTTAAAGCACTTGATACATTAGATCTCTCTAAAAACCAATTTAAAGGAACCGTGCCAAAGAGTTTTGCAAACCTAACAAAAATCTTCAACCTTGATCTCTCAGACAATTTTCTCGTTGATCCATTTCCTGTAATGAATGTGAAAGGCATAGAATCATTAGACTTATCAAGaaacatgtttcatttgaaGGAAATTCCAAAATGGGTTGCTACATCTCCAATTATTTACTCCTTGAAGCTTGCACATTGTGGCATAAAGATGAAACTTGATGATTGGAAGCCTTTGGAAACATTTTTCTATGACTATATTGATCTTTCTGGGAATGAGATTTCAGGTAGTGCTGTTGGTTTGTTGAATAAGACTGAGTATTTGATTGAGTTTCGTGGTTCAGAGAATTTGTTGAAGTTTGATTTGGAGAGTTTAAAGTTTGGAAATAGGTTGAAGTATTTGGATTTGTCACATAATTTGGTGTTTGGAAAAGTGACAAAGAGTGTTGTTGGGATTCAAAAGTTGAATGTTAGTTATAATCGTCTTTGTGGTGAAATTCCTAAGAATAATTTTCCTGCAAgtgtttttgttggaaatgaTTGTTTGTGTGGTCCTCCTTTGATGCCTTGCAAAGTGTAG